In the Arachis stenosperma cultivar V10309 chromosome 8, arast.V10309.gnm1.PFL2, whole genome shotgun sequence genome, aaatattaaatatttatatattaaaatattaataaatatatatattttaaattttaattttatattttttattattttatattttttatttatatatgataaTTTTATCAGtttaactaataataattaatagattaaatcaataaattgatgaactaataattaaattgaTTCGATTATTGTTTCGAAATTCTGACAATTAtgataaatacaaattaaaaataaaaaaaataaaactatatTACAACTTGACGGAATAAAGTAACCCCTCTgctatcataaaaaaaaatgttcttgtCTTCTGCTGTTTGTACGATTCACCTTTTTCCCATTTTAAAACGCTTCATCTATACTCCTCACATAATCTGCAATGAATTTCACTGGGTCTTGTGGTCTTTTTCTAAGAGGGGAGAAGATTTTCTCGTTGCGCCATTTTCATATCCACCACGAGTGTTTATATAGTGCGCCATTTCGCTGTTTATAGGATTTTAGCTAAATCGAATTAGATTAGTAAAATCTTTAGTCATAGAATTTGAATTATTATCGAAATTCAATTAAACTGAATTAAAttagttgaattttttttaaacaacaGAGCAAAAACCTCCAAGGAAAAAATATTAGAAACGATCATATTAACTATATACTAAAACAGAATTATTATACATCTAAGCAATATCGTTATCCAAATTTAATAAAGTAGATTTAACACTAACAAAAACTATCCTCACTAAAAAAAGGTGTGATTACACGCGCACATATCATTCTTCCAACTAAATTATTTACGTTCACGCGCTACGTTATCGTCATCATTGTCGTCTTTTTCTTCGCGTTCCTCCccctctttctcctcctccaTATAGTTTCTCCTCATCGTCATTCTTTTGTTGCTGCTGTTATTGCAGTAGAAGGTGAggagaaagagttttgaattgtgcaGGACAACGAGTCCAAATGCACCTTAATTCACTCAAAAATAAACCGAAATTATATAATGACTGCGACACAATTAATTCAGAAATGAACTAAAATTACATAATTGATTGCGACACAATTAACtcagaaatgaaccgaaatttaCCATAATGACTGCGACACATAAATTCAGTTCGAAAACAAGCAGACAAACAAGACTGAATCATGAATaaaaacacatccaaaatcaATTTTGGATCAGACAACGTCATTAAtatgttttttcttctttttttgtttgattttttgttttgttttattcctcTCAAGAGAGTAAATCTAAAAGAAttttgagaaaataaaataagaaggtgaagatgaaaaagaaaaagatgaaaaagaagaagaagaagtaaaaggtgaggagaaagaggagaaagaattttgaattgtGCAGGACAATGAATTCAAATATACCTTAATTCACTCAGAAATAAACCGAAATTACATAAAAATTGTGACACAATTAACTTAGAAATAAATCGAAATTACATAATGATTTCGACACATAAATTCAGTTCGAAAACAAGCACACAAAAATACTGAATAATGAATaaaaacacatccaaaattaattttggaccAGACAACATCATTaatctatttcttcttcttttttgtttgatattttcttttctttttatttgttttattccTTTTAAGaaagtgaaacaagaagaactataagaaaatgaaaaaagaaggagaacatgaagaagaaaagataaaaatgaagaagaagaagtaatagaagatgaggaggaaaaggagaaagagttttgaattgtgcaAGACGATGAGTATATAAATGCACCTTAATTCactaagaaatgaaccgaaattatatAATGAATTGTGACATAATTAACTCAGAAATGAACCAATATTACATAATAATTGCGACACATAAACTCAGTTCGAAAATAAGCACACAAACAAGACTGAATCGTCAACAAAAATACATCCAAAATCAATTTGAATCAGACAACATTATCAACATAGCAAAAattcaacaataacaataacgaCGATAACAATAACGATAATGATGATTATGATGGAGgagaaggataaaaagaaaggaggagaagaaattctaatgaggaggaagaggaggtgACGACGGTAAcgaaagtgaaaaataataaaaaatgaggagatgaagaagaagacgtAATattggaggaggaggaggaggaggaggaggaggaggaggaggaggaggagcgTGTGATATAAATCACTTAAATGAACTTAAATATAAGAAAGTATGGGGAGACAATAATTTTAGTATACTGTATACAACTTATACAATAGGATTAAAAAAggaagataaaattaaaattaaaaatcagatcattaattatttaatttcaaatttcaaattttgaaaaattaggattagcaTTTAAACTCATTCACACTACGTACGGTTATTCCTAATCTCACCATAATCTTCAATACACGTCTAAAACTCGCTGCCATCTTCTTTGGTCCTGACATCATGCTGCTACACTTCCCGCCGGCCATACAAACGCCGCCGCAGCCTCCCACTAACACCGCTTCCACCTCCGTCGGTCAGCCCGATGCGCCTCGTCCTCTACTGCTATTTTTGCGCCACTCTCCCAGTAGCCATCATTGCGGACGGCAGGTCCTACCTCCCCATCGCGCGTCTATTGTGCTAGGCTCGTCTTTTTCTCCCGCACCGGAAGCCAACGTTGATGTCATTTTCAACCACagctatctctctctctctttccatACGATCATACTCCTCTCTCACTTTTGGAAGCAAGACAAGCTTGTAGAACCCTTCTGCCTTTTTCGTATTTGAATTAGAagcaaaaattctaattacttGATGCAAATCATGTGGTGACCAATTCTCAAGTAGGTTCGGTCAAATACAATATCTCTTCCCATTGTGGCATGTAAGGAACGGGTTTGATTGTCTTGAGTAATTTACTCGCAGTATGTTTTTTTCATTATCATTGCATGAAGAATATTTATTTGAACTTTGAAATACTTAAATGACTACAGTTACAACTAAGCATATTATAGGATGATCATTTTAGTAGGTATAcagatggttattttaattgTTATGTGGATGATTATTCTGATTGGATTGaatttagttatatataattaaaatatgttagatgttcaatttattaggtatgcagatgattatttttatccttgcgtggatgattatttttattatggATAAGCGATGCCGATGGTGACGTGTGGCAAGTCAAGCAGCAACGGTGGAGTAAAATGATTATTGATGAAAATGAGACGGCAGTCGATTGGGAGAGAAGAGGATTTTTGAAGTAAAATGCTTTGATAAATTAGAATGTAAGAcggttattttttttaaataattgagtgaatttttttatttaggtaatttgtgaaatttttttattttttatatgtatgtggattaaatttaaagttcattatatatattgtcaagattttttattatttatttaaaaaattcttaaatattaaaattatttgaatgCGAAGAATAATTATACAGTATAGTACTACTATATATACGGGTGTGTTGGTAAGATATAAAATGATACATAAGATTGTTTAATTAACTTGACGAGGTGAGTTCAATTATTGGTTATtcatatatagaaaaatatatgGAATTAActttaaattagtaaaaaatggaacaacttaattaattataaatatagtaattagttttatttatttatgatttaaaatattgGTTATTAAATGTTTCACCACATTTAAATTAGGAGGAGATATGTTCAGTATCATTACAACGTAAATTACGGAAACTGATTTAATTAGCTTCCGTTTCTTTACTCTCCTTCTCTCTCCAAATGTCTAAAATATGATAAACAAGTTTAATTACCTGTGCCATGTACgtgataagattaaaattataattttatttttttaaaattaatttgaattataataagttgattaataaaaaagtaataaattatgcattgtttgattttttttaatctagtgttaattggattaattctaaaatagttattaattggTTTTAATAATCTACTTTCTTCGATAAATCAGATATATATACTGAATgtgatcataaataatatagtaatagttAAATCCACCAACAAATATATTGACTATTATCACactataaaacaaattaaatatgaaGGCTATTAGCATTtataattctataaaattggacTGTCTTTGATTCGTGCAATGGTGTATTTATCaaataaactttaaaatatgaacaaaaaatatttataaaatgggCATAGCATCACTTGAAAGAATCATGGAAAATAATCAACTTACCTTATCATTCATGAGAATCATTTCTATGTAAATCGTCTTGTTCTTGTCAAATTTCAATGAGACTTTCCATAACCTTATaattctttcctttatttttcaaactttttcattACATAATCTACTATAGCTAATACTGTTGATAAAATCGTAGTTAGTAGCTCTTAGgtatgaaaaaataataaacaaaagaaGATTTATGTATGAGGTATGAATTTTTTAGATGATATATATATTACACACACTAATTATACATGGTAATAATTAGTAAATATTTTCAATGGAGATACTTGTTACAATTAGGTGAAATTTATgccattatattttattaacctttatgattaattcaatagagatacttactcaatatatatgttatcgatattaattatttgccaatatttttagaaaagagctaaaagagaagatatataaatatatataatattattgctatatagGATGCATACATAAATtgctatattttttattatattatacaacttaaaattatagtatcatgttatttttaattttagatatttgctataattatatcaaatttaattatgactctaaataaataaaatagataacatttaatattattttaatctagTATATTAACCCGTAccatgcacgtgataagattgaaattataattttaaattattttgttaagattaatttaaattataataatttgattaataaaaatataacatgttatgtattatttattttttcttaagttagtgttaaatatattaattttaaaatagttattgattgattttagtaatctactttcttcaataaatcaaacatatatactcAATGTGACCATAAATAACTTAATAATACTTAGATTCaccaacaaatttttatatgCCGTTTTACTGTCAAGTAAGAACATATCACTATTagctcaaaataaataataaattattagagaattctaatgcacaaaattctctaataaacaattaataatttaaatctactaaaaaacaactcaacacttttcTTTGATGCTTGCAAAAGATATATCtgaaataatattatatcaatgtTAGTATACAGTTTTATAATCATCGATCGTATTTATTATACATGACTCCTTAAAAGTTATTCTATACACGTGTGCAGTCGAAAGATAAATTACtggagtttattttatttttctaaattattataattatgctttattcattaaatgctaattgtaatattgtaatataattataataaagatatttttctaaaataaatttagaagagggaatattacttttattttggaggaaaaatgaattcatgagaaattgacacctcacttttattcgttgataatgtattaaatattgattttatataattataataaaaatatttttctaaattagtataaccATGCATTATTGGTtaaatgttaattgtaatataattataataaatatattttttaaaataaatttagaaaagaaaatattgatttcattttagagaaaaaatgaATTCACGAGGAATTAACACCTCACTTTTATTAGTTGGAGAAAAAAtccaattttagtatattttgtcattattatatattttttctaattatatatctactgttttcttttctttgttttagcATTTTGAACCTGGGTTTAACTTCTCATAGTTCTCACTTCTCAGTCATTCTATTAGATGTAGTTGATAACTATTGAAATTCTTTGATTAATATAggagaaaaatatattattatatgatagaattaatatgagtatattttattattaaataaacaaagttaatataaaataaaagtatacataaaaaaagcaaagaaaataaaattaaaatagcaaaagtgatcaaaagattatttttataattttattttgtcatttttatgtatataagattagaaaatagtaaatttttaactaaattaatttatatttgttgtattcaatttaaataagtaataaattatcttattttaatttattccttaaatttatatatcataaaaattaaatcaaataattaatatacataattttaaattgtgttatacttaaatatatattcaaatcttttatctgatataattaattcatcATAATGAATTGATTTTAAtgagttaaataaaataaagtagaaGCATACTACGTTGATTCTATCGTTAAAGGTAAAaattcgatttttatataatagaatagatagaatagataatataatagacgcgagaaagagaaagataaacatTTTAGATCCTAAGTTATTTTATTTGGATGTTACAATGTGGGTATCACATTATTTTACTTATTCTACCCTATGGactcttttgtaactttatttcCGTATTAATAGAATTTCACTATCTTTTAgtactaaattaaaattcaaaatgaaactgaaaaaaaagtaaagaatatacaattattgattgaaaaatactctaaataataaaaagtcaaattaactttaatattaaattcattaatacgattttaattttatataatagttagaaaataaattagtaAAAGCAAATGGAAGAATGGCTTTAattagtatttgataaaatattcatttagaataattaaaaatataaaattatgatatcattaaaaataatatatttttatgttaaaaaaattatatttaaataaaatatttataaaatataaaatttagagtaaCATAGCTTCATGAACATTAATCATTAATCAATTatgaactaaaataaaattataatataatttatttatgaaaaaattaataattaatattaataaatataaaaatcatccaaacactttgattaaaagtatgagtagttaattattattcattattaataatattttgtttataacaaaaactaaaaatataattattcagatttagattttagaaaaataaacgTATAAGTAATAAATGATGTATTTTATCatgtatattataaattaatgaattaaactaattgatataatgaattataattaattaattggtataaattataataaattatatgatatttaaaaagaaaataaaatgaataaaaaaataaaaaaaatagaagaatagaagactacaataaaataaattgaatgtaagttttttttctttttacaaattttatatcacatccgctttaataataataaataaaaatacataaatttaataTCTAAGAGAAAATTATGAGATAAAATCATAAcacaattctaaaataaaagcttaaattaaaccataatatcattgcataacacaaattaaaagtaatttcaCACTACAATATACCACACAAATAGGTAAATAACTTAAGCTTAATtacgaattttttttttatttatgcaaaCATGATAACACCATGGTCTATAAATGCTTAATGGATAACATATCATATATTGCTCTGAATAATGAGCACGGGAGTTGAAGAGCGTGTGCTGATTTGTGTCCATGATAGTTGCCTTCTTGTGACGACGCCTCataggaagaaaaagaattgttgTAAAAGCTACCCAATGAAAGAATAATTGGTAAATAAATGATATTTTCTTCTAGCATATATGGTCTTTTATAgtggtaaaataaaaatgaaataaataaaattttgtatttttatattagaaatagaatttgatatttatcctaataaaattaaataactaattagttatatttaaataaataaaataaattaaataaaaatatttttaagaattaatcaaatcaattagtgaatacaaataattagtataattaattttatttaatttattgaattcaaaaaataaattaaaaaataattgattgaattaattagttgatataattaatttattataattgattggatttaatgaattaaaaaaactaaataggAAAATGTAGGAgacaatgattttttttaactaaattaatatatatttaatcaGTATAAGTAACAAATCATTTATGTTATTATGTACCttataaattaatgaattaaaataattgatataataaattacaattatttgattgatataaattataataaatcgtgtgatatttaaatacttaatcaaatcaattagttgatataattaatttactgTAATAAATTGTACAATgagttataaaaaataaattaagaaacaCGCTAAGAAGTATGTCACGTTCATCATGAAGtgcaaaaatttaattttatataataaaaatatacattcttatatatattatagaaatatgatttgaTTCCATGAACttgcttatttttttttaacttgcCACCTATATTCAGTatggaattttaatttttctaaaataaatttagaagagagaatagtactttcattttggagaaaaataaatttatgaaaaattGACACTTCGCTTTCATTAGTtgataatgcattaaatattaattttatataattataataaatatattttcttaaattagtataatcataCATTATTCATTAAACGTTAATTGtagtataaatataataaagatatttttctaaaataaatttagaagagagaatagtgctttcattttagaagaaaaataaatttatgaaaaattGACACCTCACTTCAATTAGTTAggaaaaaatacaattttagtatattaagtagaagtatattattattattattattattattatattaatattttcgattgataattgataagtagtttaataatgtattaaatatgaattttatataattataataaaattatttttctaaattggtataattatgcattattcattaaatgcatTCATTTTGGAGAGAAAATGAATTCATGAGAAATTCACACCTCACTCtcattagttaaaaaaaattcaattttaatatattaagtagattatacaaataaaaatacttgctaagtatatataaaagaggagatatataattatatataatataattgctATATATGTAACAGATATAAATTGTTATAATTATAGAGACTTgctataattatattaaatttaattatgaatgtaaataaataaaagtgataataattaatattatttttttatatttaatatttaccataaatataaaaaatattgagaaaaaaAGTAGATattgactttattttattttattttacgtCATGGATTTCTTTACTTAAATTAATGGAGGAAAAAATCTTTATGATTATATATCAATCTCAATCACAATAAATATATAAGATGAATTGGTTGAGCAACTAACAAATTTAATgggtaaatattattttttatttatgaaaaaaatgaagTAACATACATGCATATATTAATATAGGAAGAATATATACTTACAGCTTTaaaatcttcaaaaatattCGATTGTATTATCCTTCAAGCCAAAAAATTTATCCTTTACTGTcaagattttttattatttatttaaaaaaattcttaaatattAACATTATTTGAATGTGAAGAATAATTAAACACTATAGTACTACTATATATACGTGTGTGTTTGTAAGATATAAAATGATACATAAGATTGTTTAATTAACTTGAGGAGGTGAGTTCAATTATTGgttattcatatatatatagaaaagtatatggaactaattttaaatcaatcaaaaaagaacaacttaattaattaaaaatatagtaattagttttatttatttatggtttaaaatattgattattaattatgttttacCACGTTTAAATTAGGAAAAGATACGTTAGTATCATTACAACGTTAATAATGGAAACTGATTTAATTAGTTTCGATTTCTCTACAATCCTTCTCTCTCCAAATATCTAAAATATGATAAATtagaaaacaaatttaaaactatctaatttaaaaaaaaaattctaataccTAACATAAATATTATCAATATAGAAATTTTAGATTCACCTAAAAATATTTCGCTGATTTTTTTTGCTAAAATCATCTTGATTCCTTGtcattattattcatatattaatAACACACCTGCAATAATTGAAGTAGCAATAATACTACGTAACTCTAATAACAAGAAGCAACAGCTAATTAATTAAGCCATGGCAGAACCAGTTGAagcacaacaacaacaaagaaaGACGACAATGAAGAGAACCCTCCTCATAACTAACTGTATCCTCCTTTCAGTCGGGACCAGCGGCGGCCCTCTCATTATGCGCCTTTACTTCCTCCATGGCGGCCACCGCGTTTGGCTCTCCAGCTGCCTCGAAACTGCCGGATTCCCCATCATGCTCATACCCCTCATCCTCTCCTACTTCCGCCGCAAAAACAACCGCCACTACCCTTCCGAAACAGAAAAACCTAAAACTACGATGGTTTCAATGAAACCGCCGCTGTTCTTCGCTGCCGCCTTCATCGGCATCCTCACCGGCCTCGACGACTACCTCTACGCCTGCGGTGTCGCCCGCCTCCCGGTGTCCACCTCCGCCCTTATCATCGCCACACAGCTCGCCTTCACCGCCGTCTTCGCCTTCCTCCTCGTCAGGCAGAAGTTCACGCCGTACTCCGTGAACGCCGTCGTGCTCCTCACCGTTGGCGCGGGGGTGCTGGCACTCCACACTCGCAGTGACCGGCCTGCCGGAGAGTCGACGGTGGAGTACGTGAAGGGTTTCGTTATGACTCTCATGGCGGCAGCTCTGTACGGATTCGTGTTGCCGCTTGTGGAGTTAACTTACAAGAAGGCGAAGCAGAACTTAACTTATTCtttggttatggagattcagTTCGTGATGTGCTTCTTTGCTACTGTTTTCTGCGTCGCCGGCATGATCATCAACAATGATTTCAAGGTTTCTTCTTCTTAGCTTGTTTAacataagaatttaattttgataattttaaaataaaataaaaaaattatgaaaagaatttaattttaacacatttaatagaaaataaatgtGATTAAAtgattatgaaaaatatttactctattaatatattaaaatcaaatttttatcaaaataagaatgcatgttaatatttattttctaatataatatattttcattaaaagttaaaaattaaagaactaTATAGATAATAGATAAAAACAATTGCACGTTCCCACTTaataagtttggtgtgattttgGGATAAAAAATTGACAGGTAATTCCAAGAGAAGCAAGAGAATTTGGGCTTGGAAGAGGAAATTACTATGTGGTGATGGTGGCAAGTGCAATTATGTGGCAAGCATTCTTCTTAGGAGCAATAGGAGTTATTTTTTGTTCCTCTTCGTTGCTGTCTGGTATTTTAATTGCTATATTGCTCCCCGTAACGGAAATTTTGGCCGTTATTTTCTACAAGGAGAAGTTCCAAGTTGAGAAAGCGGTTTCTCTTGTGCTTTCACTATGGGGCTTTGTGTCCTACTTTTACGGTGAGATTAAGCAAGCCAACAAGGAGAAGATGACAATGATGGATTCCAAAAACAGTGTCCCAGAGACAGAGCAGATTCAGACTCTTGCTGTTAGTCACAGTCCCAATAATATTTAGTTAGTTACTTGGGATTAGGAGAtactatttaattttgttttagaaaaaatctagaaactatcatttttattaaaatttgatagcACTTAATCCGCCAATAAAAGTGAATAATCTCatatcattaaaaatattaatgatgaTTAATTAATAGctataaatcac is a window encoding:
- the LOC130944017 gene encoding purine permease 1-like encodes the protein MAEPVEAQQQQRKTTMKRTLLITNCILLSVGTSGGPLIMRLYFLHGGHRVWLSSCLETAGFPIMLIPLILSYFRRKNNRHYPSETEKPKTTMVSMKPPLFFAAAFIGILTGLDDYLYACGVARLPVSTSALIIATQLAFTAVFAFLLVRQKFTPYSVNAVVLLTVGAGVLALHTRSDRPAGESTVEYVKGFVMTLMAAALYGFVLPLVELTYKKAKQNLTYSLVMEIQFVMCFFATVFCVAGMIINNDFKVIPREAREFGLGRGNYYVVMVASAIMWQAFFLGAIGVIFCSSSLLSGILIAILLPVTEILAVIFYKEKFQVEKAVSLVLSLWGFVSYFYGEIKQANKEKMTMMDSKNSVPETEQIQTLAVSHSPNNI